A single Nostoc sp. PCC 7107 DNA region contains:
- a CDS encoding TIGR00297 family protein: protein MLPLLDSANPWLVGVGLNAILLGLVWIAPKKLLTPAGLFHAWILGVLVWGTVGWQGYLVVAFYFLVGSGVTRIGMAEKEAQGIAEKRSGARGPENVWGSALTAALCVLGVGIINSGFIVTNSQSLVPHPVSLLLLGYVASFSTKLSDTSASEVGKAYGKRTFLITTLQPVPRGTEGAVSLEGTLAGVVASIAIACVGWAVGLIDSLGIVWCILAAFIATNLESVIGATLQTKYTWLTNELVNILNTLIGAIAAILFAWLWTTAIG, encoded by the coding sequence ATGTTACCTTTACTTGACTCTGCGAATCCCTGGTTAGTGGGAGTAGGATTAAACGCCATTTTATTGGGTTTAGTTTGGATTGCTCCAAAAAAGCTGCTCACCCCAGCAGGGTTATTCCACGCCTGGATACTGGGTGTGCTGGTTTGGGGAACGGTAGGTTGGCAGGGATATCTTGTAGTGGCGTTTTATTTCCTGGTGGGTTCAGGGGTGACGCGCATTGGGATGGCAGAGAAAGAAGCGCAAGGTATAGCCGAAAAGCGTTCTGGTGCAAGAGGCCCGGAAAATGTCTGGGGTTCGGCATTAACCGCAGCATTATGTGTTTTGGGTGTAGGGATCATCAATTCGGGATTTATCGTAACTAATTCCCAGTCTTTAGTTCCCCATCCTGTGTCCTTGCTGTTGTTGGGCTATGTAGCGAGTTTTAGCACTAAACTATCTGACACATCAGCCAGTGAAGTAGGAAAAGCCTACGGTAAAAGGACATTTTTGATTACTACACTACAACCAGTACCACGAGGTACAGAAGGTGCAGTTAGCTTAGAAGGCACATTAGCGGGTGTGGTAGCATCAATTGCGATCGCCTGCGTGGGTTGGGCTGTAGGATTGATCGACTCACTGGGAATTGTATGGTGTATCTTAGCGGCTTTCATTGCAACCAATTTAGAAAGTGTCATTGGAGCAACACTGCAAACTAAATATACTTGGCTGACGAATGAACTAGTCAATATTTTAAATACATTAATTGGTGCGATCGCCGCTATACTCTTTGCTTGGTTATGGACAACTGCGATCGGCTAG